CAAAAAGAAGAGGCCGATAAACGATCCCCAAGTTCCACCCAGGTCAATGTTTCCAACCGGATTACCCAACTTATACACCGAAAAGAAGAAGATGAGCGTTGGAACCAGCGAACAAATTACGAGGAACACCGAGGCAAAAAACTTTCCCATCACCAAATCGAGCTCGGTGAGCGGTTTGGTAAGCAGCAGCTCCAGCGTGCCACCCTTGCGCTCCTCAGCAAAGGTTCGCATGGTAATAGCCGGAACAAGAAAAAGAAAAACCCAAGGAGCCAGCATAAACAGGGTGTCAATGTTGGCATATCCGGCATCGAGAACATTCATCTCTCCAGGGAAAACCCACATAAACAGTCCGTTTGCCACTAGAAAAACGAGAATGGCAATGTAACCAGTAAGGGATGAAAAAAAGAGCCTGATCTCCTTTAAAAAAATATGGTACATGGTTTGGTTTTTTAGCAACAGTAAGATTTACACTTCACTAAACTCCATACTAAGCTGCAACTAAGAGTGCATGAAAATAGTAATGGTTAACGAATTAAATAGCAAAAAAGTGTGAAAACTTTCCAATGGTAATCATATTGATGAGTACGAGTCAAATAAATATTCCGCCACCCTTTGCTACAGCTTTGAAGGCAAATAGCCTAGAAAAAAGACTGGGCCGTTGTGTCGGTGGCCGGTTCTTCTTCATCGCGCGCATCGGGGAAGAAGTTGATAACTTGCTCCACCGGTACTATGCGCACCAACTTAAAGTAGAAATCAATAATGGT
The Williamwhitmania sp. genome window above contains:
- the gldF gene encoding gliding motility-associated ABC transporter permease subunit GldF, with amino-acid sequence MYHIFLKEIRLFFSSLTGYIAILVFLVANGLFMWVFPGEMNVLDAGYANIDTLFMLAPWVFLFLVPAITMRTFAEERKGGTLELLLTKPLTELDLVMGKFFASVFLVICSLVPTLIFFFSVYKLGNPVGNIDLGGTWGSFIGLFFLASIYVAIGVFASSLTTNQIVSFIVAMLLSFLLYMGFEYIGSLQAFRGIETNIVALGINDHYQSISRGVVDSRDILYFLSVDSLFLYASKLILQRRK